In the Candidatus Omnitrophota bacterium genome, one interval contains:
- a CDS encoding HAD family hydrolase produces the protein MGSLMKEKRIRLVIFDLDGTLIDAYRAVSESVNFTLRACGFPPVPDLTIKRTVGWGDRHLIASFVGEDNADRTLKIYRRHHKDALKRGSRLLPGALRLLKALKKRGYKLAVASNRPTRYSHIVIRHLGIRAYFDYVLCGDRIARPKPHPDILRRILRRFGVRPGQAVYVGDMGIDMQAGRRAGVRTVAVTTGSSTREELVRHKPWAVVRRADAVAAVLERLQNKNFG, from the coding sequence ACGGCACGCTGATCGACGCGTACCGCGCCGTGAGCGAGAGCGTCAATTTCACGCTGAGGGCGTGCGGGTTTCCGCCGGTCCCGGACCTGACGATCAAGCGCACCGTGGGCTGGGGCGACCGTCATCTGATCGCGTCTTTTGTCGGCGAGGACAACGCGGACAGGACGCTGAAGATTTACCGCCGGCACCACAAGGACGCCCTGAAGCGCGGGTCGCGGCTTTTGCCGGGGGCGTTGCGGCTTTTGAAGGCCTTGAAAAAGCGCGGGTACAAGCTGGCGGTGGCCAGCAACAGGCCCACGCGGTATTCCCACATTGTGATCCGGCACCTGGGGATCCGGGCGTATTTTGATTATGTGCTGTGCGGGGACAGGATCGCGCGGCCCAAGCCGCATCCGGATATCCTGCGCAGGATCCTCCGGCGGTTCGGGGTGAGGCCCGGGCAGGCCGTTTACGTCGGGGACATGGGGATCGACATGCAGGCCGGACGCCGGGCGGGGGTGAGGACGGTGGCCGTGACCACAGGGTCCAGCACCCGGGAGGAATTGGTCCGCCATAAACCCTGGGCCGTGGTCCGCCGCGCGGACGCGGTGGCGGCGGTGCTGGAGAGGCTCCAAAACAAAAATTTTGGTTAA